Part of the Candidatus Binatia bacterium genome, GGCCAACTCCTGCGCAACGGCTTCCGAGACGGTCACGATCAGGTCTGCCCGTTTTCCGATGGACTCGATCTTCTTTTGAAAAAGCCATCCCTCGAAGTCCGATGCAGGAAATCGGACCGGCAGAACATCGTGGACCGTGACCGCCGTTCGGCACGGCAACCCGAAAGGGAGCTGCAGGTTGGGCGCATGGAATAGATCCAGCCCCGCGGCGCGAACAGACTGCCATAAAAAGGCCTGTCCCCAGGGCGTTGATGGAGCGCCCCGCACCTCTCGAATCTCGAGATTGCGGGAAAGACTGAGCAACGCTGACTGGTCACGCGGATGAGCAAAGGCCACGAAACTGAAATCAGGGGCCTCGCTCGGCAAGCGAGCAAGATGCTCACGCAGATAACGGCCCAACCCGGCAGAGGGCATTCGCCGCGCGTCGATTCCGATGCGGCGTGGTCGACTGGACCTCATGGCAAAACCCCGAATTCGGCAATCAGGAAAGTCTCTAGCTCGTGGGAAGAGTTCGGAGTCACTCCTTCTCCAGGTAAGCTCCGGCAATCAGCGCGAGACGCTCGCGAGCCTCAGGCGAAACCGTGGCTGGGTCGGTCAGAATCGCTCCTGCGAGAGAGGAATGACATGCGCAGCTGCCCGAGGGCAATCGCCCCGCAAGATCGGCAATGGTCTGGGCCGCGCGCGCAGCGTTGGCCTGAATCACGGCGACGATTGCTGCCACATCGACATCCTCTTCTTCTTCATGCCAGCAATCGTAGTCGGTGCTCAAAGCGAGCGTGGAAAAACACATCTCGGCCTCACGGGCGAGTTTGGCCTCCTGCAAGTTCGTCATGCCGATAATCGATGCGCCCCAGGACCGGTAGAGATTGGACTCCGCGCGGGTCGAAAATTGCGGCCCCTCCATGCAGATATAGATCCCGCCTTCGTGAACCTTGGCATCCGTTGTCTGTGCCGCAGCGACGAGAGCCGAGGCCAACGTCGCACAAACCGGATCTCCAAATTGAACGTGGGCCACGACCCCTCGATCGAAGAAGGTCGCTTCGCGGTGGAAGGTCCGGTCGAGAAACTGATCCGGGACCACCAAGTCTCCGGGCGGAATCTCCTCCCGCAGGCTGCCGACGGCACCGACGGAAAGCAATCGCTTGACCCCAAGCTGTTTCATCGCATGAATGTTGGCGCGGAAATTCAACTCGCTGGGCGAGATTCGATGCCCCTTTCCGTGTCGGGGCAAAAAAGCCACCCGAGCGCCGCCAAGAGTGCCGAGCAAGAACTCGTCCGAGGGGTCCCCGAAAGGTGTCTCAAGACGGACCGTCTGCACGTTCTGGAGGACATCCAGATCGTACAAACCACTACCACCGATGACTCCGAGATCTGCTTCCTGTTGATTACCCATCGCGGGAAGATGTCGCATAGGCTCCGATGCGGAGCAATGCACCAAGTTTGATCGCCCCCAGACCCATACCCGTCGGGTCAGGCCTGGCTGGCCAATTGACCGCAGGCCGCATCGATATCCGGCCCCCGAGACTCGCGAACGGTCGCCACCAACCCCTGTTCGAGTAAAATTCTCTGAAATTGGTGGGTCTTCTCCCGGGAAACCGGCCGAAAACCCGCATCATCAAAGGGATTCCAGAAAATAAGGTTCACCTTCGAGCGAATCCCGTGGAGCAGGGAAACCAGGCGTCTGGCATCTTCGGGAGAGTCGTTTTCGCCTTCCAGCAAGGTGTACTCGAACGTGATCCGCTTGCGCCGCGGCACCGGCAGCTCACGGCAAGTATCCAGCAGTTCCTGCAGAGAATGTTTTCGCGTGATGGGCATCAATTCGCGACGTTTCTCCTCGGTTGTCGCCCCGAGAGAGACCGCGAGGTTGACCTTGGTCCGGGTCAGCAGCTGTCGCATTTCGGGCACCAAACCCACCGTGGAGACCGTGATTCGACGATGCGACATCCCCAGCCCCCACTGTGATGTAAGGATATCGAGAGCCGGGAGAAGCTGGCCGGAGTTATGCAGGGGCTCACCCATCCCCATGAAAACCACGTTGGTCAGCGCCTCGGGTGACGGCGACATTGTTTCGAGTTCTCCGCGCGCGAGCTGCACCTGGCCGACAATCTCTGCCGTGGTCAGCTGGCGCTTCAGCTTCAGCCGAGCCGTCGCACAGAAGGTACACCCCATCGCACAACCAACTTGCGAGGATACGCATAAGGTCAATCGTGTCCGATCGGGGATCAGGACCGATTCGACCAAGGCGTGATCCGGAAGTTCGACCGCAAGCTTACGAGTGCCATCGGAGGAATCTTGACGGCGCGCCACGCGCACCTCCTCACCGCCAAAAACCTCAGTAAGTTGGTCGCGCAGAGCCTGAGGAAGGTTGTCCATCTTCTGCGGGTCGGTGCATCGCTCCTGATAGACCCAACGCAGAATCTGCTTGCTCCGATAGCCCGGCGCACCGAGCTCCCCCAGCAACTCGACCAGCCGCGATGGGTTCAACCCGTAAATCGCTTCGCTGCTGCTCGATGACCTGTCCATGACGATCGACCTACCGGGGTCCCCCCCGGTGCCGGCTAGGCGAAATCGCTATCGCCGAAGAAGAACGCAATTTCGGTGGCTGCCGTTTCCGGAGCATCCGAACCATGTGCTGCATTCTTCTCGATATCCGTGCCGAACAGGGCACGCACGGTGCCCGCCTCTGCTTCGGCCGGGTTGGTGGCACCGAGAACTTCGCGGTATCGGGAGATCGCGTTCTCGCCTTCGAGACAGGAAACAAAAACCGGTCCGGAGGTCATGAAGGCCACCAATTCGCCGTAGAAGGGGCGCTCTTTGTGGACCGCGTAGAAGCCTTCGGCTTGTTCCTGGGTCAACTGCAGATAGCGTCCCGCCACCACCTTGAGACCGCCTTCTTCGATGCGTGCGAGAACCTTGCCGATACCGTGCTTTGCGACAGCGTCCGGCTTTACGATGGAAAATGTGCGTTGAATAGCCATGATCAATTATCCTATTTTTAAAATCCGGTAAGCGCTCAGGCTTCCAGAACAGCCTTCATGGTGTCACCAAGCGCCGCAGGCGTCGGGGACACTTTGATGCCAGCCGCTTCCATGGCTGCGATCTTGTCCGCCGCGGTACCCTTGCCGCCCGAGATAATGGCGCCGGCATGGCCCATACGCTTCCCCTTGGGAGCGGTCTGTCCGGCGATAAAACCGGCTACCGGCTTCTTCATTTCGCGCTTGATGTACTCGGCGGCTTCTTCCTCTGCGGTCCCGCCGATTTCACCAATCATGATGACGCCATCGGTATTCGGATCAGCGTTGAACAACTCGAGCACGTCGATGAAGCCCGTGCCGTTGACCGGATCACCGCCAATGCCGACACACGTCGATTGGCCGATGCCCAACTGCGTAAGCTGGTGGACGGCCTCATAGGTCAGGGTTCCCGAGCGTGAGATGACCCCGATCCTTCCGGGCTTGTGAATATAACCGGGCATGATCCCGATCTTGGCCTCGCCCGGCGTAATCAAACCAGGGCAGTTAGGCCCG contains:
- the mtnP gene encoding S-methyl-5'-thioadenosine phosphorylase, which translates into the protein MGNQQEADLGVIGGSGLYDLDVLQNVQTVRLETPFGDPSDEFLLGTLGGARVAFLPRHGKGHRISPSELNFRANIHAMKQLGVKRLLSVGAVGSLREEIPPGDLVVPDQFLDRTFHREATFFDRGVVAHVQFGDPVCATLASALVAAAQTTDAKVHEGGIYICMEGPQFSTRAESNLYRSWGASIIGMTNLQEAKLAREAEMCFSTLALSTDYDCWHEEEEDVDVAAIVAVIQANAARAAQTIADLAGRLPSGSCACHSSLAGAILTDPATVSPEARERLALIAGAYLEKE
- the rlmN gene encoding 23S rRNA (adenine(2503)-C(2))-methyltransferase RlmN, with translation MDRSSSSSEAIYGLNPSRLVELLGELGAPGYRSKQILRWVYQERCTDPQKMDNLPQALRDQLTEVFGGEEVRVARRQDSSDGTRKLAVELPDHALVESVLIPDRTRLTLCVSSQVGCAMGCTFCATARLKLKRQLTTAEIVGQVQLARGELETMSPSPEALTNVVFMGMGEPLHNSGQLLPALDILTSQWGLGMSHRRITVSTVGLVPEMRQLLTRTKVNLAVSLGATTEEKRRELMPITRKHSLQELLDTCRELPVPRRKRITFEYTLLEGENDSPEDARRLVSLLHGIRSKVNLIFWNPFDDAGFRPVSREKTHQFQRILLEQGLVATVRESRGPDIDAACGQLASQA
- the ndk gene encoding nucleoside-diphosphate kinase, encoding MAIQRTFSIVKPDAVAKHGIGKVLARIEEGGLKVVAGRYLQLTQEQAEGFYAVHKERPFYGELVAFMTSGPVFVSCLEGENAISRYREVLGATNPAEAEAGTVRALFGTDIEKNAAHGSDAPETAATEIAFFFGDSDFA
- the sucD gene encoding succinate--CoA ligase subunit alpha, which produces MSILVGKDSKVVTQGITGSTGQFHTRTCKEYGTNMIAGVTPGKGGGDFEGIPIFNSVGEARAKTGCNVSVIYVPPPFAADAIMEAADAGVELAICITEGIPVIDMIQVKRFLAGKKTRLVGPNCPGLITPGEAKIGIMPGYIHKPGRIGVISRSGTLTYEAVHQLTQLGIGQSTCVGIGGDPVNGTGFIDVLELFNADPNTDGVIMIGEIGGTAEEEAAEYIKREMKKPVAGFIAGQTAPKGKRMGHAGAIISGGKGTAADKIAAMEAAGIKVSPTPAALGDTMKAVLEA